Proteins encoded by one window of Salicibibacter halophilus:
- the yyaC gene encoding spore protease YyaC yields the protein MSYKRSFSIDQPFSHPFHVDDIAMEEPLSRLFFEKIKFLPLHRDMVIVCIGTDRSTGDAFGPLTGTMLAENSPRSFHVYGTLQQPVHALNLQETMNHILANYQHPFLIAIDASMGKAQNVGNITFASGPIQPGSAVKKTLPDIGNIHITATVNVGGMMEYFVLQNTRLNLVMKMADRTSDALLRADRRLSRPASHRTTRRSHTFQPSAHEMSAPSKE from the coding sequence ATGTCTTACAAAAGATCTTTTTCCATCGATCAGCCGTTTTCCCATCCATTCCACGTGGACGACATTGCCATGGAAGAACCGCTTTCGCGCTTATTTTTTGAAAAAATTAAATTTTTACCTTTGCACAGGGACATGGTGATCGTTTGTATCGGCACCGATCGGTCAACGGGAGATGCATTCGGACCATTAACCGGCACGATGTTAGCTGAAAACAGTCCCAGGTCATTCCATGTGTACGGTACCCTTCAACAACCCGTGCATGCCTTAAATTTGCAGGAAACCATGAACCACATCCTTGCCAATTATCAGCACCCGTTTCTCATCGCGATTGATGCAAGCATGGGAAAAGCCCAGAACGTCGGGAACATTACATTTGCTTCCGGACCGATTCAGCCCGGAAGCGCGGTAAAGAAGACCCTCCCAGATATTGGGAACATCCACATAACAGCAACCGTAAACGTTGGCGGAATGATGGAATACTTTGTGTTGCAAAATACACGTTTAAACCTTGTGATGAAAATGGCAGACCGGACCTCGGATGCTCTATTGCGTGCAGATCGACGTCTAAGCCGACCCGCCTCTCACAGAACGACAAGACGCAGCCATACGTTTCAACCATCCGCACATGAAATGTCCGCCCCTTCCAAAGAATGA
- a CDS encoding YkvI family membrane protein: MIGRGLKWMFLLTGAMVGAGYASGREIWQFFGEESVVAIILFSALFTICSTIVLKVSIQQGAKNYVSVLQSLLGKRLAKVYDVLIILYLFTTTGIMISGGGATLETFEFPYWLGVFCMCLFLVVLFIWDIDGLTTVNNILTPALIIALIAILILFQVSSDGGFVLEWGAQSNWPSALMFMGLNLLPIVAVLAAIAPKIQHQGEIWIATVGSGLVLGGVSYLYNQSLLVVADDILLYEIPLFSILSTYPSILVLAMTVLLFTAIYTTAAINILGLMSRFRSVLKGPGWILALMIILPLLPMTVFGFSTLVGFLYPLYGVVNLYLLGAVLLYPFLSQQFQ; the protein is encoded by the coding sequence ATGATCGGACGTGGGTTGAAATGGATGTTTTTACTGACGGGAGCGATGGTTGGCGCCGGGTATGCTTCCGGACGGGAAATATGGCAGTTTTTTGGTGAAGAAAGCGTAGTAGCAATCATTTTATTCAGCGCTCTTTTTACCATTTGTTCCACAATCGTATTAAAGGTAAGCATTCAACAAGGGGCAAAAAATTATGTGTCTGTCCTTCAATCATTACTAGGGAAGCGTCTTGCAAAAGTATATGATGTGCTGATTATCTTGTATCTGTTTACAACGACGGGGATCATGATTTCCGGTGGCGGCGCAACGTTGGAAACGTTCGAATTTCCATATTGGCTTGGCGTTTTCTGCATGTGCCTTTTCCTTGTTGTTTTGTTTATATGGGACATCGATGGGTTAACGACCGTCAATAACATCCTGACGCCGGCGTTGATTATCGCGTTGATAGCCATTTTGATTTTATTTCAAGTATCCAGTGACGGCGGATTTGTCCTTGAGTGGGGGGCCCAATCGAACTGGCCATCGGCGCTGATGTTTATGGGATTGAATTTATTGCCCATTGTCGCCGTGTTGGCGGCAATCGCTCCGAAAATTCAACATCAAGGAGAAATTTGGATTGCCACGGTGGGCAGCGGCCTTGTTCTTGGCGGCGTCTCTTATTTGTACAACCAATCATTACTTGTGGTGGCCGACGATATATTATTATATGAAATTCCCTTGTTTTCCATTCTCAGCACTTATCCGTCTATCCTCGTGCTTGCGATGACCGTGCTTTTGTTCACTGCTATCTATACAACAGCGGCGATCAATATCCTCGGGCTTATGAGCCGCTTTCGCAGCGTCCTTAAAGGGCCTGGGTGGATACTTGCTTTGATGATCATCCTCCCTCTTTTGCCGATGACCGTGTTTGGTTTTTCAACACTTGTAGGCTTTCTTTACCCGCTTTACGGCGTCGTCAATCTATATTTATTAGGAGCGGTGCTGCTTTATCCATTTCTGTCTCAACAGTTCCAATAG
- a CDS encoding DUF951 domain-containing protein has protein sequence MADKAFELHDIVEMKKPHPCGTNRWKIIRMGMDIRIKCQGCGHSVLIPRKTFTRKMKKVLESEES, from the coding sequence TTGGCGGATAAGGCATTTGAATTGCATGACATTGTTGAAATGAAAAAACCCCATCCATGCGGTACAAATCGTTGGAAAATTATCCGTATGGGCATGGATATTCGCATAAAATGCCAAGGATGCGGGCATAGTGTGTTGATTCCGCGCAAAACGTTTACCCGCAAAATGAAAAAAGTGCTGGAAAGCGAAGAAAGTTGA
- the ychF gene encoding redox-regulated ATPase YchF, with the protein MALTTGIVGLPNVGKSTLFNAITQAGAEAANYPFATIDPNVGIVEVPDERLQVLTELVNPKKTVPTAFEFTDIAGIVEGASHGEGLGNKFLSHIREVDAISHVVRCFESGDITHVSGKVDPGRDIEVINLELILADLETVGKRMEKVAKQAKSKDKEALAEHAVLEKLLTALEAEKPARSVHLDDDEEKIAKGFQLLTKKPILYVANVSEDDLMAEGDNQYVQRVREIAATEGAEVITICANIEAEIAELDGEDRTSFLEDLGLEEAGLDRLIRAAYDLLGLNTYFTAGEPEVRAWTIRKGMKAPQAAGVIHSDFERGFIRAEVVAYEDLKSYGSTAKAKESGKVRLEGKDYIVQDGDVVHFRFNV; encoded by the coding sequence ATGGCTTTAACGACAGGCATCGTGGGCTTGCCCAATGTAGGCAAGTCCACGTTATTTAATGCAATTACACAGGCCGGTGCAGAAGCGGCCAATTACCCGTTCGCGACGATCGATCCGAACGTGGGCATCGTAGAAGTCCCGGATGAACGATTGCAAGTATTGACGGAATTGGTAAATCCGAAGAAAACAGTCCCAACAGCATTTGAATTTACAGATATCGCCGGGATTGTCGAAGGCGCAAGCCATGGGGAAGGATTGGGCAATAAATTCCTTTCTCATATCCGGGAAGTAGATGCCATTTCGCATGTGGTTCGTTGCTTTGAAAGTGGAGATATTACGCATGTATCCGGCAAGGTGGATCCGGGGCGTGACATCGAAGTCATTAACTTGGAGTTGATCCTCGCCGATCTGGAAACCGTGGGCAAACGCATGGAAAAAGTAGCGAAACAAGCGAAATCAAAGGATAAGGAAGCACTCGCCGAACACGCGGTGTTGGAGAAGCTATTAACTGCGCTGGAAGCAGAAAAACCGGCACGAAGCGTCCATTTGGATGATGATGAAGAAAAAATCGCGAAAGGCTTTCAATTGCTGACGAAAAAACCGATCCTGTATGTTGCAAATGTGAGCGAAGACGATTTAATGGCTGAAGGGGACAACCAATATGTGCAGCGAGTACGTGAAATCGCGGCAACGGAAGGTGCGGAAGTGATCACGATCTGCGCAAACATTGAAGCGGAAATCGCGGAGTTGGACGGGGAAGACCGTACGTCTTTCTTGGAAGACCTCGGCCTTGAAGAAGCAGGGTTGGATCGCCTCATTCGCGCCGCTTACGATTTGCTTGGTTTGAACACGTATTTTACTGCTGGCGAACCAGAGGTGCGTGCCTGGACGATACGGAAGGGGATGAAAGCTCCTCAAGCCGCAGGTGTCATTCATTCTGATTTTGAGCGTGGTTTTATACGTGCCGAAGTGGTTGCCTATGAGGATTTAAAGTCTTATGGATCCACGGCAAAGGCTAAAGAATCCGGGAAAGTTCGATTGGAAGGCAAAGATTACATCGTCCAAGATGGCGATGTGGTACATTTTAGGTTTAACGTGTAA
- a CDS encoding ParM/StbA family protein: MLMAADIGNSETKMYIEDRFLTQPSVVKRVNRVPETADTNLAESIARIEEDLLIHVTSDAIKKNGAYFVGNRASKINDMVENINIKLGNKYKHDIPVIVCLGMIAGNEVKTYYEANEELPQVLEIEGNLSSAIPASEHTNERAEHLQKRLEGRTHTVILYVADQMVTVMVKFNEVNVTTEGVPALYALLTAKEDILKHYDEQYDSRMKPKDMADQNILHADIGDGTTEYIYTEEKNAVLDLCDGARHGVGHATQEAIKLLKNEVGGHLALNRQQFMNIYQDETNNLHDVAVESLDEARYLQAQLILEDLQERAMNTAGRVDKIMVYGGGSIQFYDDLFEDLLDYASEAKIEVIWIPEEYAVNMNINGLKVLNEKLLYNK; this comes from the coding sequence ATGTTAATGGCAGCGGATATCGGAAATTCAGAGACAAAAATGTACATCGAGGATCGTTTTTTAACGCAACCTTCTGTGGTAAAGAGAGTGAATCGAGTTCCCGAAACAGCTGATACCAATCTTGCGGAAAGTATTGCACGTATTGAAGAGGATCTGCTTATCCATGTGACGAGCGACGCGATTAAGAAGAACGGTGCGTATTTTGTCGGAAATCGCGCGAGCAAGATTAACGATATGGTGGAAAATATAAATATTAAACTTGGAAATAAGTACAAACATGACATTCCCGTAATTGTTTGTCTCGGAATGATCGCCGGCAATGAAGTAAAAACGTATTATGAGGCAAATGAAGAGTTGCCACAGGTCCTGGAAATAGAAGGAAATCTTTCATCAGCTATCCCGGCATCGGAACATACCAACGAACGGGCAGAGCATTTGCAGAAGCGGCTGGAAGGCCGAACACACACGGTCATCCTTTATGTAGCCGACCAAATGGTTACGGTTATGGTGAAATTTAATGAAGTCAATGTCACAACAGAAGGGGTTCCCGCGCTTTATGCTCTGTTAACGGCAAAAGAGGATATCTTGAAACATTATGATGAACAATATGATTCTCGGATGAAACCAAAGGACATGGCCGATCAGAATATTTTACACGCGGATATTGGAGACGGCACGACCGAGTATATCTATACGGAAGAAAAAAATGCAGTGCTTGACCTTTGTGATGGAGCAAGGCATGGCGTTGGACATGCAACGCAAGAAGCCATAAAACTGTTAAAAAATGAGGTTGGGGGCCATCTTGCTTTAAATCGGCAGCAATTTATGAACATTTATCAAGATGAAACCAATAATTTGCATGATGTAGCCGTGGAAAGCTTGGATGAAGCAAGGTACCTACAAGCGCAACTCATTTTGGAAGATTTACAAGAACGAGCGATGAATACAGCGGGCAGAGTTGATAAAATCATGGTTTATGGCGGGGGAAGCATCCAGTTTTACGATGATCTTTTTGAAGACCTTTTGGATTATGCGAGCGAAGCAAAAATCGAAGTGATTTGGATACCGGAAGAGTATGCAGTGAACATGAACATTAATGGCTTAAAAGTCCTAAACGAAAAACTTCTTTATAACAAGTAG
- a CDS encoding S8 family serine peptidase: MKKCGYSFIMFMLILSVPAGMYANEPDWGGANSSEGSDHIDGELVISIEREDSQQMGIQDTNDQMHASDLEDQGFEVTDSLLDVHDQDAMQALDSGFVEQTIENMGMVYLTTYSADDFESVEDAKNELEETVSDLGLTVRDITENYEMQTLEEPSTSQHPNQEWHYEMINALDAWDVNPGSSDVTQAVLDTGIDHNHESLSDYVDTDLGESFVGDGTTMDEQGHGTHVAGTIASYGEVSGVMQEATLIPVKVLGDDGTGSMFNIIEGVLYAAENDADVINMSLGGGGYNQSFDEAAQTATDEGSVVIAASGNEGIGSIDYPAAYESVIAVGSVDEDETRSAFSSYGDGLELMAPGSNIYSTVPGNGYQEFSGTSMAAPHVAGVAGLMRAVDADLPVSDVRAIMNDTARDAGNVDEYGNGIVDALAAVEAAGGDTPPDPDPDPDGEKETSVATNYDVYFRGENVDINANVTDNDGNTLPEADVDFTVTRPDGTTMTQTESTNDDGEASWTVGTDMFTPTGIYQVEANTTLSGYEDSSGSTEFEVY; the protein is encoded by the coding sequence ATGAAGAAGTGCGGTTACTCATTTATCATGTTCATGCTGATTTTATCTGTTCCGGCAGGCATGTATGCGAACGAACCTGATTGGGGTGGTGCAAATTCGTCTGAAGGCAGCGACCATATTGATGGGGAACTTGTCATTTCCATTGAAAGGGAAGATAGCCAGCAAATGGGGATTCAAGACACCAATGACCAAATGCACGCGTCAGATCTAGAGGATCAGGGGTTTGAAGTCACTGATTCCTTGCTTGATGTGCACGATCAGGATGCTATGCAAGCACTGGACAGCGGTTTTGTTGAACAAACGATTGAAAATATGGGAATGGTTTACTTAACAACCTATTCAGCGGATGATTTTGAATCTGTTGAAGATGCGAAAAATGAGCTGGAAGAGACAGTCAGTGACCTGGGATTAACCGTTCGGGATATTACCGAAAACTATGAGATGCAAACCTTGGAAGAACCGTCCACCAGCCAGCATCCGAATCAAGAATGGCATTATGAAATGATCAATGCGCTAGATGCATGGGATGTTAATCCCGGATCGAGCGATGTGACCCAAGCCGTTTTGGATACAGGGATTGATCATAATCATGAAAGCTTAAGCGATTATGTCGATACCGATCTTGGCGAAAGTTTTGTCGGAGATGGAACAACGATGGATGAGCAAGGACACGGCACCCATGTTGCCGGGACGATCGCCAGTTACGGAGAGGTATCTGGTGTGATGCAAGAAGCAACCCTGATACCCGTGAAAGTATTGGGGGATGATGGTACAGGATCAATGTTCAATATTATAGAAGGCGTGCTGTATGCTGCCGAAAATGACGCTGATGTTATTAATATGTCGCTAGGCGGCGGGGGATATAACCAAAGCTTTGACGAAGCCGCTCAGACAGCAACAGATGAAGGGTCGGTTGTTATCGCGGCATCAGGCAACGAGGGAATCGGCAGTATTGATTACCCGGCAGCTTATGAGAGTGTTATTGCAGTAGGATCGGTAGACGAAGACGAAACAAGATCGGCATTTTCGAGCTATGGAGATGGGCTTGAGTTAATGGCACCGGGATCGAACATTTACAGTACGGTTCCCGGAAATGGTTATCAGGAGTTTTCGGGAACTTCAATGGCAGCCCCCCATGTAGCAGGCGTGGCAGGGTTGATGAGGGCCGTTGATGCTGATCTTCCCGTTTCCGATGTGCGAGCCATCATGAATGATACCGCCCGGGACGCGGGAAATGTTGACGAATACGGGAATGGCATCGTGGATGCTTTAGCTGCCGTAGAAGCGGCCGGCGGTGACACACCACCTGATCCGGACCCCGACCCCGATGGTGAAAAAGAAACGTCCGTGGCAACAAATTATGATGTTTATTTTAGAGGGGAAAACGTAGATATTAATGCCAATGTTACGGATAATGATGGGAACACGTTGCCGGAAGCGGATGTTGATTTCACAGTCACACGTCCGGACGGGACAACAATGACACAGACAGAATCAACCAATGACGACGGGGAGGCTTCCTGGACGGTAGGAACAGATATGTTTACGCCCACCGGAATCTATCAGGTTGAAGCAAACACCACTTTATCCGGATATGAAGATAGTTCCGGGTCGACGGAGTTCGAAGTTTATTAA
- the rpsF gene encoding 30S ribosomal protein S6 gives MRNYEILYILRPTLDEDAVKSTIERLNQILSDNGAEVTDVDEKGRRRLAYEIQDFREGYYVVLKVQATPDAVNEFDRRIKLTDEVIRTLVVRDDD, from the coding sequence GTGCGTAACTACGAGATTTTGTACATTTTACGGCCAACGTTGGACGAGGATGCAGTCAAATCAACCATTGAGCGTTTGAACCAAATCCTTTCCGATAATGGCGCGGAGGTAACGGATGTCGATGAAAAAGGCAGACGACGCCTCGCTTATGAAATTCAGGATTTCCGCGAGGGGTATTACGTTGTCCTCAAAGTGCAGGCAACCCCTGACGCCGTTAATGAATTCGACCGTCGTATAAAACTTACCGATGAAGTTATTCGAACGCTCGTTGTTCGAGATGATGACTAA
- the ssb gene encoding single-stranded DNA-binding protein, with translation MINRVVLVGRLTRDPELRYTPNGVAVANFGIAVNRPFTNQYGEREADFLNCVVWRKQAENVANYLKKGSLAGVEGRVQSRSYENREGRRVNVVEIQAESVQFLEPRNVTANRGGDDQGVGAASGSSNYYQGNAGYGQESQRPSSNLNEDPISNDGQPIDISDDDLPF, from the coding sequence ATGATTAATCGCGTCGTGCTTGTTGGACGTCTCACTCGGGATCCTGAATTGCGGTACACTCCGAACGGCGTGGCAGTCGCTAATTTCGGCATCGCTGTCAACCGTCCATTTACGAACCAGTATGGGGAACGGGAAGCAGATTTTTTGAACTGCGTGGTTTGGAGAAAACAAGCGGAAAATGTCGCTAACTACTTGAAAAAAGGAAGTTTGGCCGGCGTCGAGGGCCGCGTTCAAAGTCGCAGTTATGAAAATCGGGAAGGACGGCGCGTAAATGTCGTTGAAATACAAGCGGAAAGCGTCCAATTTTTGGAGCCCCGCAATGTCACCGCCAATCGAGGCGGTGATGATCAGGGAGTGGGGGCTGCTTCCGGCTCATCCAACTATTACCAGGGAAATGCCGGATATGGGCAAGAATCCCAACGTCCCTCCTCCAATTTGAATGAGGATCCGATTTCAAATGACGGACAACCGATCGATATTTCCGACGACGATTTACCATTCTAA
- the rpsR gene encoding 30S ribosomal protein S18: MARRRGKRRKVCYFTVNKIKTIDYKDVNLLQKFISDRGKILPRRVTGTSAKYQRKLTTAIKRSRQAALLPYAKED; the protein is encoded by the coding sequence ATGGCACGCCGAAGAGGCAAGCGCAGAAAGGTATGTTACTTTACGGTTAATAAGATCAAAACCATTGATTATAAAGATGTTAATCTTCTCCAGAAGTTTATCTCCGACCGGGGAAAGATTTTACCGAGAAGGGTAACCGGAACATCTGCAAAATATCAGCGTAAATTGACGACCGCGATTAAACGCTCACGTCAAGCTGCGTTACTCCCATACGCAAAAGAAGATTAA
- a CDS encoding YybS family protein, producing the protein MNQSRKITEGAVMVALFAILTAATVYIPFLGILFVWVLPIPLLIYTVRFGPKPGALVLAVSFVASFLIASAFSVPLVLLFGVGGYVVGVSFHFKRSAFRTLFAGSLSYIFTLLLLFVGSVVILDIHPFEALQSGMEDSVDSAEQMLTTFDQEIDEDQLDFYRDSIAQIPQIAPLIMIMTGVGYAFLTQLIAHQFLRRLVGGTYRFPPLREWSLPRVFLWYYLAGIIMRLAVIEDEGTTMHMIVSNIFPLLEFAMIIQGASVMFQFAYMRNISRALPILILFPGLMLPLVQVFVRILGILDIGMDLKNRIKSNK; encoded by the coding sequence ATGAATCAATCAAGAAAAATAACCGAGGGGGCGGTCATGGTTGCCCTCTTTGCAATTTTGACGGCAGCCACCGTTTACATACCTTTTTTAGGTATCCTATTCGTATGGGTTCTTCCCATTCCTCTCCTGATATACACGGTCCGTTTCGGGCCGAAGCCCGGGGCACTGGTCCTTGCTGTCAGCTTTGTTGCCAGTTTTTTAATCGCTTCGGCTTTTTCGGTTCCGCTCGTGCTTTTATTTGGTGTGGGCGGTTATGTGGTCGGGGTCAGTTTCCATTTCAAAAGGTCTGCCTTTCGAACCCTTTTTGCAGGGAGTTTAAGCTATATTTTCACACTGCTCCTGCTTTTTGTCGGCTCGGTGGTCATTCTTGATATTCATCCGTTTGAAGCGCTTCAAAGCGGAATGGAGGACTCCGTCGACTCTGCGGAACAAATGTTAACGACCTTTGATCAGGAAATAGATGAAGACCAGCTGGATTTTTACCGCGATTCCATTGCGCAAATCCCGCAAATTGCGCCGCTGATCATGATTATGACCGGTGTTGGCTACGCATTTTTGACCCAACTCATTGCCCACCAATTTTTAAGAAGGCTGGTCGGAGGGACGTATCGGTTTCCGCCCCTCAGAGAATGGTCATTGCCGAGGGTTTTTCTTTGGTACTACTTGGCAGGAATCATCATGCGCTTGGCAGTCATCGAAGATGAGGGAACGACCATGCACATGATTGTGTCCAATATCTTTCCGTTGCTTGAATTTGCCATGATTATACAGGGGGCATCGGTTATGTTCCAATTTGCATATATGCGGAATATATCGAGAGCACTCCCGATCTTGATCCTTTTTCCGGGGTTGATGCTTCCGTTAGTCCAAGTGTTCGTTCGAATTCTCGGGATTTTGGATATTGGAATGGATTTAAAAAATCGGATCAAGTCTAATAAATAG
- a CDS encoding DHH family phosphoesterase — MPNFLRKHWYDYPILLVFSVAVLMNISLSLFHWQLAVFSFAVLLGSTYLAYHIHKRMESDVKKYISRLSHRVNRAGEEAITNFPVGILLYDQNETIQWANPYLLSYLPKEYIGKPISVLSGDLPEIIRNKETEHRLQLNEREHYVYERAEERLLYFFDMTETVETRHLYNDEQPVIAHILLDNYDDVTQGLEDQVTSRLRGGVLSQINQWANDYSIFLRSVADDRFIALLNYKTLQEIENNRFQIINDIREVTMKEKVALTLSIGIGSGEKTPRELGALAQSSLDLALGRGGDQVVIKERNGQVRFYGGKTNAVEKRTRVRARVISHALRDFVLESDQVIVMGHKTPDMDAIGAGIGVLKVAEVNEKDAYVVVDPSDVSPDVHKLMNEVEQHEYLWSRFLTPSESLEQLTRQTLLVIVDTHKPSLVIEPKLLERVHRVVVLDHHRRGEEFIDDPALVYMEPYASSASELVTELLEYQPNRVSMDALEATAMLAGMMVDTKNFSIRTGSRTFDAASFLKANGADTTAVQLLLKEDLDQYVQRSQLIQKAYIYKAGMAIARSEEDESFHQVLIAQAADTLLTMNGVKGAFVVSKLKDGRISISARSLGDVNVQVIMEQLGGGGHLTNAAMQLEDVSLHEAESRLKRAINDYLEGGNAG; from the coding sequence ATGCCTAATTTTTTAAGAAAGCACTGGTATGATTACCCCATATTGCTCGTTTTTAGCGTTGCAGTTTTGATGAATATCTCGCTTTCCTTATTTCATTGGCAACTTGCTGTGTTTAGTTTTGCAGTGTTACTCGGATCCACTTACCTCGCGTACCATATACACAAACGAATGGAATCGGATGTCAAAAAATACATCTCGAGGTTAAGCCACCGGGTGAATCGCGCGGGAGAAGAAGCAATCACAAATTTTCCCGTCGGTATCTTGTTGTATGATCAGAACGAGACGATACAATGGGCAAACCCATACCTTCTGTCCTACTTGCCAAAAGAATATATCGGCAAGCCAATCTCGGTACTTTCCGGTGATCTCCCTGAAATCATCCGAAACAAAGAGACGGAGCATCGGCTGCAATTAAACGAACGGGAACATTATGTGTATGAACGCGCAGAAGAACGTCTCTTGTACTTTTTTGATATGACGGAAACGGTGGAAACGAGACATTTATACAATGATGAGCAGCCTGTCATCGCCCATATTTTACTGGATAACTATGATGATGTGACCCAAGGGTTGGAAGACCAGGTGACGAGTCGTCTAAGGGGAGGCGTGCTTTCCCAGATCAATCAATGGGCCAACGATTATAGCATTTTCCTGCGCAGCGTTGCCGATGACCGATTTATCGCTCTCTTAAATTACAAAACCTTGCAGGAGATTGAAAATAATCGCTTTCAAATCATTAACGATATTCGGGAAGTGACCATGAAGGAAAAAGTGGCGCTTACGCTCAGCATAGGCATTGGCAGCGGAGAAAAGACGCCGCGGGAATTGGGCGCGCTCGCGCAATCGAGTTTGGATTTGGCGCTTGGCCGCGGGGGTGACCAAGTGGTCATTAAGGAAAGGAACGGGCAAGTGCGTTTCTACGGCGGTAAAACAAATGCAGTTGAAAAACGGACGCGAGTGCGTGCCCGTGTCATTTCCCATGCTCTGCGGGATTTTGTGCTTGAAAGCGACCAAGTGATTGTAATGGGGCATAAAACTCCTGATATGGATGCCATTGGGGCAGGTATTGGTGTTTTAAAAGTTGCTGAAGTAAACGAAAAGGATGCTTACGTCGTTGTGGATCCGAGTGACGTAAGCCCGGATGTTCACAAGCTTATGAATGAAGTAGAACAACATGAATATCTTTGGTCTCGATTTTTAACACCGAGCGAGTCTTTGGAACAACTGACAAGGCAGACGCTTCTCGTGATCGTAGATACCCATAAACCGTCGCTTGTTATCGAGCCGAAGTTGCTTGAACGTGTCCATCGCGTCGTGGTCCTGGACCATCACAGGCGCGGAGAGGAATTTATCGATGATCCCGCGCTCGTCTATATGGAACCGTATGCTTCTTCGGCCTCTGAGCTTGTCACCGAACTTTTGGAATATCAACCGAACCGGGTATCCATGGATGCCTTGGAAGCCACAGCCATGCTCGCGGGAATGATGGTGGATACGAAAAATTTCAGTATTCGCACCGGCTCCCGTACCTTCGATGCTGCTTCATTTTTGAAGGCCAATGGCGCTGACACAACTGCTGTACAGTTATTATTAAAAGAGGATCTTGACCAATATGTTCAGCGTTCCCAGCTCATTCAAAAGGCTTATATTTATAAGGCCGGAATGGCTATCGCGCGAAGCGAAGAAGATGAATCCTTTCATCAGGTGCTGATTGCGCAAGCGGCGGATACGTTGCTCACGATGAACGGGGTCAAGGGTGCGTTTGTCGTCTCTAAACTTAAAGACGGTCGCATTAGCATTAGTGCCCGTTCGTTAGGGGATGTGAACGTGCAGGTCATTATGGAACAATTGGGGGGAGGCGGCCATTTAACCAATGCAGCCATGCAATTGGAAGACGTTTCGCTCCATGAGGCGGAAAGCCGTCTGAAAAGGGCAATCAACGACTATTTGGAAGGAGGAAACGCAGGATGA
- the rplI gene encoding 50S ribosomal protein L9 — translation MKVIFQKDVKGKGKKGEVKDVSEGYFRNYLYPHQLAVEATKSNMKELEKKKASDERKEEQELEKAKEKKQELEQTTVEISAKSGKGGRLFGAVSTKQITEALKQQGFEIDKRKIDLKDPIRTLGVTKVGIKIHPQVIATVDIHVNEQK, via the coding sequence ATGAAAGTTATTTTCCAAAAAGATGTGAAGGGCAAAGGCAAAAAAGGGGAAGTCAAAGACGTATCGGAAGGTTATTTTCGGAACTATCTATATCCGCACCAACTTGCGGTAGAAGCCACGAAATCCAACATGAAAGAACTGGAAAAGAAAAAAGCCAGTGATGAACGAAAAGAAGAGCAAGAATTGGAAAAAGCCAAGGAAAAGAAACAGGAACTGGAACAAACGACCGTGGAGATTTCTGCCAAATCCGGAAAAGGCGGCCGTCTATTCGGTGCTGTGTCTACAAAGCAGATTACGGAAGCTCTCAAGCAACAAGGATTCGAGATAGATAAACGTAAAATCGACTTAAAAGATCCGATCCGGACGCTGGGGGTAACAAAAGTCGGGATTAAAATTCATCCGCAAGTGATTGCCACGGTTGACATTCATGTTAATGAGCAAAAGTAA